The stretch of DNA ATGAAGGCACGGAAGTGAAAACCCAGAATAAGGAGCCCTTAGTGACAATACAAGTGGGAGACCGGGATGTAAGATTTTTAGTAGATACGGGGGCTACTTACTCTGTATTAAATTCCTTACAGGGGGCAGTGGGTCACAGAGCTACAACAATTGttggtgccacagggaaggaggaagtacggccattcctgcaacctttggatttgtgttttggagaaaaggagctaacccacgagttcttatatgttccagattgtccagtttctcttttaggacgAGATTTGCTGACCAAATTAGATGCCACAATAACATTTGAGGATGGAAATTTGGTAATGAAAGTTCCAGAGtcaaaggtaggacaaattttactattaaaggaaaatccaatTGTGAAAATACCACAGGCAATAGAGGATGCAGTGATTCCCACGGTATGGGAAACTGATATACCTGggaagtcaaaggcagctaaacctgtgaaagtagcgctgaaggaaggtgctgaaCCGGTACGATTAAGACAGTACCCATTGAAATTGGAAGCCAGATTAGGAATAGTATCTTTAATTGAGAAgtttttgaaatatggaattctagaggaatgtgaatcagaatataatactccaatttttccagtaaagaaacctgatggtagctATCGACTAGTCCAAGACTTACGAGCAATAAACCAGATCACAAAGGACATACATCCAGTAGTTGCAAATCCgtataccttgttaacatctgtgaaagagaaatataaatggtttacagtacttgatttaaaagatgccttcttctgcataccccttgaccaggaaagcaaaaagctatTCGCTTTCGAATGGGAGAACCCACACAACGGGAGAAAAGCCCAATTAACCTGGACACGccttccacaaggatttaagaatagtCCAACTATCTTCGGAAATCAACTAGCCAAAGAACTTGAGGAGTGGACTACGAGAGGCTATATCAGAATTCCTcgacaatggtatttgttgctgcaatatgtggatgatattctgattgctgctgagacccaagaACTTTGCATACAGGTAACAATTGGAATATTGAATCAATTAGGAATGAATGGATATaaagtgtcaaaaaataaagctcagattgcatccacaactgtgatctatctaggATGCGAGCTTTCTCAAGGACAGCGAAGACTAGGTATAAACCGTGTACATGCTATCTGTGCGATCTCAGAACCGCGTAACTTACatgaattaagatcttttctAGGAATGGCAGGATGGTGCAGGCTCTGGATCATGGACTATGGACTTATTGCCAAACCTTTATACGaggcacagaaaaataagaccTTGGTGTGGGAAAGACCACAACGAGAAGCTTTTCGGAAATTGAAACAGGCTTTAATGCAAGCGCCTGCTTTGGGCCTACCTGATCTGAGTAAAGACTTCCAGTTATTTGTACATGAACGACAGAGACTTGCTCTAGGGGTATTAACCCAACGGCTGGGATCTTGGAAAAGGCCCGTaggttatttctctaaacaacttgACCCGGTAAGTGCTGGATGGCCGGCGTGCTTGCGGGCGGTGGCTGCTACCGTGATATTAATTCAGGAAGTCCGGAAACTGACTATGGGGAAAAAGATTGAAGTGTTTGTATCCCACATGGTGACTACTGTATTAGAACAAAAGgggggccattggctttccccaagtagaatgatgaaatatcaggcaattttaacagagcaggatgatattatcctaaaaacaactaacctaatgaatccagctgtgtttttaagcgcagagactgaagaagaaaatctggaacatgattgtgtggaGGTCATTGAATATACCCACGCAAGTCGACCTGACCTGAAAGATACCCCGTTGGAGAAGACGGATTGGGAGCTTTTTACTGACGgcagtagttttgtggaaagAGGAGTGCGGTATGCAGGATACGCGATTACTACTgccaaaacagtaattgaagctaaatccctaccaccaaacacatcagcacagaaagc from Columba livia isolate bColLiv1 breed racing homer chromosome W, bColLiv1.pat.W.v2, whole genome shotgun sequence encodes:
- the LOC135577093 gene encoding protein NYNRIN-like: MKVPESKVGQILLLKENPIVKIPQAIEDAVIPTVWETDIPGKSKAAKPVKVALKEGAEPVRLRQYPLKLEARLGIVSLIEKFLKYGILEECESEYNTPIFPVKKPDGSYRLVQDLRAINQITKDIHPVVANPYTLLTSVKEKYKWFTVLDLKDAFFCIPLDQESKKLFAFEWENPHNGRKAQLTWTRLPQGFKNSPTIFGNQLAKELEEWTTRGYIRIPRQWYLLLQYVDDILIAAETQELCIQVTIGILNQLGMNGYKVSKNKAQIASTTVIYLGCELSQGQRRLGINRVHAICAISEPRNLHELRSFLGMAGWCRLWIMDYGLIAKPLYEAQKNKTLVWERPQREAFRKLKQALMQAPALGLPDLSKDFQLFVHERQRLALGVLTQRLGSWKRPVGYFSKQLDPVSAGWPACLRAVAATVILIQEVRKLTMGKKIEVFVSHMVTTVLEQKGGHWLSPSRMMKYQAILTEQDDIILKTTNLMNPAVFLSAETEEENLEHDCVEVIEYTHASRPDLKDTPLEKTDWELFTDGSSFVERGVRYAGYAITTAKTVIEAKSLPPNTSAQKAELIALTRALELSEDKRVNIWTDSKYAFGVVHVHGALWKERGLLSSQGTNIKYQKEILNLINAVQKPSLVAIMHCKAHQSGTSTIIEGNRLADQTARSVARRVWMMVGLVSQKVRAIDLLPTPSEAPEYSTEDEKLARLVKAVKDNSGWYVTTNGQIVVPITIMRGILQAEHQKCHWGAEALVTYLRKQIISVQMLTMAKSITAKCEICLRNNPLVRRKVDMGKIRTGVQPGDCWQIDYVELPKTRGFRYLLVGVCTFSGWPEAFPCRTNQAQETVKWLLKEIIPRFGVPLGISSDRGPHFIAQVVKEVSRCLGIKWELHTPWRPQSSGQVEKMNQTLKRQLSKICQEAKIQWPQALPIALLRIRIKPRSGMSVSPYEILYGRPYEAPDPNPSVHVKGNQDVYNYVLSLGRTLNRLRSVLVWNRPLALENPVHDIEPGDTVYIKTWREDPLKERWDGPYQVLLTTFTAIKVAEIDSWIHYTRVKKVPKLWQSRLVGPTTLKIIKQDV